The Archocentrus centrarchus isolate MPI-CPG fArcCen1 chromosome 24, fArcCen1, whole genome shotgun sequence DNA segment tggttgctaggcaacatgactGCGTCATAAAATCTGATATAGTTATACCTGTGTGTCAAGTTTGGTTACTGATTGTGTAGGAGGAGTTTGTGGACAGAGACTAAGTGTAATGAAGTAAAAATGCTGCATGTATAAAGGAGCAGGTTTGGTTGACTCAAATTTGTTGCAGATTGTAAAGGCAGATGGCTACACATTGGTGGTTTTAGTGGTATAATGTCCCCTGTTGAAGTTAAATTGGGGAGTCAGATTTTTTGCCTTTCTTGCTTTAAGCTGAACGTAACAGCTGCGTTTGACCAGCATCGATTACAAACAGGAAGGACAGAACAGCcgtaaaggttttttttttttttttttttttacccgtTTTCGCAGGTTACAGGTGAGGATGAGGTGGCGGGAGAACGAGTTGGCGAATGCCGTGTAAAATTCCAGCACCCGCATCAGAGGCTCTCTCCGGATGACGTGCAGATCGCAGTACGTCAGCGCTCGCACGTTGGCACAAGCTCGAGCCAGTGAGGTCTCTTTCCAGAACGCGTCTCCAAACACGTCACCTTTACCTGCACAGGGCCAGACATTACTTTGCGTACTTACAACAAGCTTTTAAGATAAACATCTAATGGATCAgagaaatataaatttaaagGGGATAAAATCTATCACATTTAGGTAATATCAGTGTAAAAGGGGCTTCGGAAAACACTTTGCACTGACACAATCTTCGCTGTCATAACTGAGAGCCGCTGCTAAAACTTGGCTGCTCTCAGCATAATGTTCCACTGGATTACCTAGTATTGCGATGACCTCATCATCCTGGATTACTTCGAGTGAACCCGAGACTACAAAGCAGAGCGTATCGACGCTCTCCCCGATGTGGAAGATGAGGTCTCCAGGTGCGCAGTGTGTGGTCTGAAACTCCACAGCGAGAGAGCGCAAACAGCCGTCACTCGCCAGACGAAAGGCTGGATGGTCATTGAACACCTGCCTGTTGAGGTGGACGCAGATGTCTGCACGCATGTCTTTAGGACAGATAGCGAGAACCTAAAAGAGATGGTGAGATTTTACAGCAAACAATGCATCATCCAGGGAGATTAAATATGTAACATTTCCAGCTGCTCACCTGCAAGACATATTAATGGATATTTTAATACCCAAGATTTAACAAAAGGCAAGCTGCTTAATTAGGCTGTTGCAAAAATCCATAAAGCAAAGCATGAATGTTTAAAGACCTGCAGTAGTGATCATTATTGAGGCAATTATCAATCAAAGCTAAACCTACACTCTGCTACCACTCTGGATTACAACATGGCCAAATATAACTCGGTCTGGGATTATAAGGACAGACAGACATAACTGAGGCATCCTAACTTCACAGAAGGACTATGCTAAGTTTAAGTAACTGCACATCAgtttgataaataaaaacatattacCACATTGTTTTTGAAAGCACCCCTCCACTTCAACTTTTGCACAGATCTGTACCTTATCTGTGTCAATGCCCTTAGACATGGCCCAGGTGGAGACAATGAAGTCCATAACCCTCTCGCTCAGACCTTTGGGAACCTGATAAAGCTTGAGAAAGTCACGCACGTTGTTGAGCATTTCGTGGTAGCGGTTTGTGTTGGTGTACATCTGCTGAAAGATGGTGGTGACGTTTCCAAAGATGGTGGCATATAACAGTGCtgaaagaaaagatgaagagcaAAATCAGGTactgtggggtgggggtgggggggcagccATACTGAAAAGCAGGGCAGCTTTACTCAACAACAAGAGGCGGGAGAGCATGTTTTAGGTCATCTTATTTATTCAAACTGAAGTTTATATGGAAGTCTGACAAATAATCATATTTATGAGATAACAGTATCCAGCTTTTGGCGCTggatcctatcccagctgataTAGCAGGAAAGGTgaagtacaccctggacaggtcaccagtctgttgcaggccAAAACCAGAACGTGCTGATACTTAAAAGAGCAATTCTGCCCTCTAACTGTACAATGCTTTCCACGCTACCAGCTGACACACGACCACATGAAAGCTTGTGTTTGACCCACATTTTTAGCATGTGGCAAGATAAAGTGACTCTTTCATCAAACCTTTTCCCTCCAAACTATAGTCTTCAAACAAACCAGCTCATCTACTTGCCTTTCTAGGCCTTTGAGGAAATGTTGCAGCTTGTCATAAAGTCAAAGGTAAGGCTTCCTCCTGATAAGGAGTAAACCTGTAGACCCTGTTCGTGCAGAATGGTTGTTCCTCCAAGCCACTGTGAGCAAAACCTTCTTGCAGCTCCTCTGCAGTCATATGAAGGCTTTTGCTTTGCCCACCTGCCCAGCAGATATTTTTATTATGGAATTATTTAATATGGGGTTTAATGAGACAAAATTGTGGAGGCACTCAGTTAGCTTTGTTTttaggagttcatggttgatgAGTGTTCCAAAGATCTGTAAGCCCTTGAAATGCCATCATCTTTTCTTAATGGCAGTTcctgaatggatggatggatgaaggcCTAATAAGCTAAAGGTTTTAGAACAAAGTTTggataaaaaatacaaaaacaaatctaaaCTGTGAACATGTCACTGTGTAGTTTTATCTATTTCAGTTTGTGAAATGGAAAGTGCTGCTGCTCCACTTTTAGCCCCACCCCACTGGGGCACTTTGGGCCAAGTGGGTGGCACGGTGTTGCAGTGGTTAGAACCACCGCCTcagagcaagaaggtcctgggtttgaatccagtcttTTGATGTGGAATCTGCATGTTCTCACCATgcccatagtccaaagacatgcggtTAGTGGggataggtgtgaatgtgagcatgaatggctgtctctatgtgttagccctgcaacagactggtgacctgtccagagtgtaccccacctctagtcctatgacagctgggataggcttttttttttttttaataataatgaccAAATTATGTAGTTTAATCATGATTGCCCAAATGTTTACATGAAGTTGTTTACTACAATCTCCTAATTTATACGTGACACATTTTATTAATAATGCTGTAATTCATTGGTGtataaattaaatgaatttaaagGTTTCAAAGAGTTTAcagtgagagaaaaataaaaacctcaTTTGACATAATGCTGTATGAGTACTACAAGCATATAATTACTATATATTGGTTATGATAATAttaacaataatttttttttttgaatttggACGAAACtctttggtgatttttttttttgcaaataatggaattttgttttgtaatttagTGAAGTGTAAATACACAGAACACCACTGACAGTGCAGTTTTCttaaacacatgcatgcacagccTCATATACACAATGAGGCATGGGCTAACTCTTTATGATATAATTTCCAATCCACATTTCCTCAGTAAGAGCGCTGTGCTGCAGTGACCTCAAAGAGTCAGTCAGCATCTCTTATTGCGAGGTTTTATCCACTCAACGGGAAAGCTTCGTCTCCGGTCGCCACAGCGTGATCACAGAGGTTAGGATACATATCTAACGTGATGGCTCATTGTCCACTTACTACACCCGAGCCTGCAGGCAAACCAGCCCTCTCTTCGATTCCCTCTCCACTCACATAATTACTGTATCTATAGCAGGAGATTTATGTGCCATGATTGAAGCCGACACTGCAGTGTGACTGAATGATCTTTGTGAGCCAGGCACCATCAGAATAATGGGTGTTTACTTTCGGTTGTACAAAGCTTGAAGCGtggctgtcactttctgtgttcTCACTGGTCTTATTGCATCACTCTACATGCTGTTttagaggagtgggccaaaggTTAATGCACAAAGGCGAGTGATGACCAAGGTACTATACAGGCAATGGCACTGAAGGTGAACCTATTACTCTATCTGCAGTGTGTGATGAAAGCAATACACTGGAATAAAAATAGACATTTCTATTTTGGTGAAGTGGAACCACCAAAGGTTATTAAGATACAAAATATATAACTTCAGAAAATAAACCcactggtttgttttttaaataaagcatttgTCTGTGTGGCATTAATATCATTACAACATTAAGTTCTTGCTAGTTTATGAAGTTGCGTTATGAATATTGCGTGACTTATATGTAGACTTATATAACATAATGCTTAATTTCTAAGTTCATGTTACACAAGACTCTATATAAGCTTCATGCTCAGCAAACTGACAGTCATGTCCCAAACTCAAAGTCATGTAACACAGAGAATGTAAAGATACATATTTGTATTTGCTGAAGCTTTTAAAGGCAAATCAGAACAGAATGAAGTATTCCACTTTGTACTGACCGTGTGCAACACAGAAGAACTGCAACAGCATTTGTtccctgcatttaaaaaaagcaattaaaagaGGAGAACTTAAGGAGGAAAACGACTGACTGAATTAAGACGCGATACTATTCTGATATGATGGCCGGCCCACAGACAGACACTCACAGAGCAGGCTGTGATGGGCGCTGAACATGTCACTTTTGATTATTGACAAAGCCGAAACTCAGAGTGGTTCAAGCACCGCGGCTGCAGCTAAATGTGAATACATGACGAGAACGAAGAGAAGAAAATGTTGTCTGTGGCTTATTTTGTCCTCTAAGGTAGAAACACTTATTTCCCTTTCTGATTAGTGAATACTATCATTGTCAAAATgggattttaaataataaactcTCGTTTTGTTCCATTAGGGTGGCAGTTACAGACAGACAACCTATTTACACCCCTGGCTAAAAAAACTTTAAGTGTGTTGGATCAATTATAACATCTCCTTACTGTTTTTGTCAAAAGGGTTTTACATGGTGATCTTGATGGCTGCTGGCTTTACAGCTTTCATGGAGAAATTTTACACTGAAATTTCTTTTTAGTATGTTTTAAATGGATGCCTATTTTATATTCTTGTGAAGCTAATACACTCACAGGCCACTGTGTTAGGTACACTTATCTAACTGCTCATTAAGGCaaatatcagccaatcacatgacagcaactcagagCATTTCGGcatatagacatggtcaagatgacttgCTTAAGTTCAAACTGATAATCAGAATGGAAAAAAGAGATGATGTGAcatggctgttggtgccagatgggatttttttccacataaccatctctagggtttacagagaatgttctgaaaaggagaaaatatccagtgagtggcagttctctagGTGGACATGCCTTcttgaggtcagaggagaatggccagactgcttcaagcttataggaaggcaacagtaactcagataACCGCCCGTTACACCCATGGTATGCAGAACCACATCTTTGAACGCAAAATATGTCAAACCTCGAggcagatggactacagcagcagaagaccacactgggtgtcaCTCCTGTTAGCTAAGAACTGGTagctgaggctacaatttgcatgaGCTCAGCAAAAGATTGGAGAAACCTTACCTGGTGTGAGTCtcgggtcagaatttggcataaaaaaaCCATGAACGCAAGGATAAATCCTGGCTTGTATCaaaagttcaggctgctggtggtgtaatggtgtggggaatattttcatGGCACACTTtaggccccttagtaccaaatgaGTTTTGTTTAAATGCCCCAGTCTACCTGAGTAtcgttgctgaccatgtccatccctttagtGTACCCATCTTTTGATGTCTGCTTCCAGCAAGAAAAtgtaccatgtcacaaagctcatatcacctcaaactgatttcttaaggatgacagtgagttcactgtactcaaatggccttcaCAGTTACCAGCTCTcgatccaatagagcacctctgggatgtgatggaacgggagatcgacatcatggatgtgccaacaaatctgcagcaactgtgtgatgctatcatgtcaatctgtgccatgaagagttAAGGcaaaaggtgtacctaataaagtggcaagTGGGGGTATGTAGGTTATCATGCAACATAATAAAAGACAATacatacagaaaagaaaaaatggttCAAAAATATCTtattaaatcaaaatttaaacCTATAGTCTGATCTGCAatgtttcactttcactttgttgaaaatgtaaaaagtcaATAGCAGGTAcataaaaacattcatttctAAACAAAGTCATcaacagaaaatacattttcagtgcTGTACGCTATGTTAACtttgtgtaacagcagccatGTATTGATCACAGCAAGCTGGGACTTAATTTCCCGCACACCATGAAGATCCTCCCCATATTGTATAACTTATATACCATATGTTGCTTTACTGGCAGCTGGTAGATAGCCAGCAGGACTGTGGAGAGCACGTTATCTTGACTAGCATGCAAGTAAGTGCGACCAGATTGTTTCATCTCCTGCAAGGTTCAACTGGCATATTCTGAATGGATGAATGCACAAATGACATCAAAGGACGTATGCTTTGTTTGGTGTGGAGTGATGGGGACACAGgacagtttttgttgttgcaaagCTGTTGTTCTGTCAAACTTTACCTGCAAGAGATGCTATTGAATATTGTTAAAACATTGCTTCCTAGTTTCAAGTGCTGTTTAAAACTCATGGATTATGCCATTATATGACACTATTACACTATCACATTGCAGCTGCCAGATAAATGATTTGAGCCTCAGCATAACAATAGCTAAAACTCCAGTAACCAAACTGGAGGGATCTGGCATTTGAAGGTGAATGTATTTTAaggttttttaattaaaaaaaaaaaaaaaaagatttccaaGGTTTTGTGAAACCTTTGGAGCAACTTTAAATGTGATGAATACTGAGAATGTGTGTGGTGACTGAGTACTTACAGCCCACCATCATCATAGCCACAGAGAAAATCTTCTCGCCATCCGTTGTTGGAGCAATGTTACCAAATCCAATGGTGGTCAGACTCGTCATGgtgaaataaagagaagaaatgtaCAGCGTGTCTTTGTTAGGACCCCCTTCCCACCGCCCGTTACCGCTGACATTGTAGCGGTAAGGAGTTCCAATGCTCAGTGCCAACTGGTAAAGCCAGCTGTCTGTCTGAATGGTGTTGGTGGTCTCATCGATCACCTCGTGGTCCCCAATGCTGTACCAAATGCAGGCAAGCCAGTGAGCCACCAGGCCAAAGACACACACCAGCAGGACCAGGACCGCAGCTCCATACTCCAGGTAGTGGTCCAATTTTCGGGCCACGCGGCCCAGACGGAGCAGGCGGATGACTTTAAGGGAACTGAAGAGGCTGCTGAGACCCTACAGAGTGAGAAAAGGGAAATGTGAGCTAGTACACCCTAGACATGTCACcaatctatcacagggctaacacagaacagaccaccattcacactcacattcacacctacagccagtttagaatcactgTTAAAATAGTGCTCCGCACAGAAAAGGCCCCAGCCtgccagtggattcaaacccagaaccttctttcTGTGAGGTGACGTGCTAACCACTGCGGCACCATACCACCTGAGTTTGTGGATATTATTGGTGATATTGTCAAAGTTCTGGGttgaaaacttaaaacaaagaGCTCAAAGATTCTGAAATATTCCATAAAACAGGCAACTTCCAACTTTGTGATTATTCAGTGTGAGTTTGTCACCACGAGGGATCAATAACATGACCTGATTttcatccagccatccattctctttcgcttatccaattcaaggtCACAGGGGGGCCAGAGCCTATCTCTGttacagggcgagaggcagggtatacccCGGACAGGTTGCCTgatatcagtttttaaaaaccatATTTATCATAGCAGATTTAAAGAAAGACATAAATTTACTTACTGGGAGCACAGAGTCTTCTGTCCGTGTGCTATTCCTGTGGAAGTGTGACTCACGAAGATGACCTGCCGAAGAGGCATGTGTGAGGATATcctacattaaaacaaaaaaaaataacagaagcattttaatgtttacATTGAAAGAACTACCACTGTCTGAGCAATTAATCCCACATTATAAGAATTATCATTATTCAAGTTTACTCACGTCGTCACCATTTTCAAAGGCGTTGATGATATCGTAGGGCAGGCAGGACAGCAGGTCGATAACAAACCACGTCTTCAGGTAATTCATTCTAATGAGCTTGGCATCTGAAATCACCTCTCCAGCTGGACCCACAAAGGTGGTGTGGAAGTTAAGTACAATGTCAATCAAAAAGATGACATCGACAACACTGTCCACAACCAGCCAGGCCAAGTTGTTCTGCTTGGTCCTAAAGGAAACATTATAGGGCACCATGATGGCAGTGTAGaaggtgaggatgaggatgaccCAGTCCCACGTGGTCTTGAAAGTGCAGTAGTGGAGGATGATGTGTGGAGGGGTCTTAGGGGCCTCCTGCTTGTACTGAGGGAGAATGTCTGATCCCAGCTGGAGAGCCTTTCATTGAGAGGAAACATTTGCCACCTTACTGATTTAACTGGTGTTATTCTTAAGAAGATTCTGGAAAGAAAACTGGGTCCTGCTCACCTCAGCCAGTCTGGAGGGCTTGTGGCTGACCTCCGACTTATTGAGTGGTGTTAACTGCTGCACCAGGTTTCGATTGTTGGCCAGTGCCCGTGTGAGCCTGGCAAACTTTGTCCACCCTGTCCACGGACAGCAACACAGACCGTTTTATGAATGCACACAGGACAACCTGGCATCCGGCATTATTTAAGAATAAAGgaacatttaataaaaatgttaacacatttttattttactgagtATATGGCAGCAAACAAGACAGTCTATGGGAGTATTaagtaatgtttttctttattaaatggGCAATAGACACATTTTGACTTGAACTTTTTGCCATTGAATAACAACATCTGTGTTTAGACTGGTTGCCTACTAGCCTCACTTTAACTGTGCGCTTCTGTCTGCTACCTGCCACAATCACAACTGCTCCGTCAAAACAGGAAGAGGACAGAGCATTTGTTTTCCTGACAGATGAAATTAGGAATGCTGAAACACTTGGAAACTTTACCCAGCAAAAGAAACCCTGTTCCAGTGCCCGAGGAAGCACAGAAGTGACAGAACCTGAAAGAACATAAAGAGTGGGCCCAAAAGTGACTTTCCATTTCTACAAGATTTATAATAAACAAACCTCGTGTACTTACAGCTAATATATCAAGGAACcactgtgtgcatgtctgtattTCATCTATTTTGAAagtcaaaacaaatgaaatacagACATGCGCACAATCCACTTCACACTAAGAGGGTGTGCTCCTGCAGACACAAATAAGCGCAGTGCCAAATTTGAGGTCAATTGCATGCGCAATTGcacctggagtggtggcctaggggagaagaagagggttcatcactgagaggaccctggttcaaatcctcgggctggcatcactctgggtccctgagcaagcccacccccccaggttgctcccttggctgccccctgctccatgctgtgctgtgtgtactacatactccatgtgtgtgatgggttaaatgcagagaatgaatctcactgcatgtatatgtatgtgacaaataaagctctttctgaGGGGTGGTCTCAGTTCCAGTTTCTGTTTGCATTAGTTTATTTGTTCCCACAGTGTTTCTCATCCTCCTGTGGCTTAACCCTCTATGTCAAGTTCAttcttgtgtctgtgtttccctgtttAGCTGTTGTTTCTCACTTTCTGTTTAAGTTTGTTAGTTATTTGTCTCCTGAATCTCGTGACTAGTTTTACCCCCCCCCTTGTTTTGTTGCCTCGGTTGAATTCAGCTGTGCCTTGTTACCCTTTAGCTTCCAATCTCCCTGATTAGCCTCATGTGCATAAATAgtcccttccttcctttcctctcaGTCTTTGGGTGTGCTTCAATAGTCTGTTTTGCTTAGGAATAAGATCTGTTCCAATTCTCCAAATACTAAGGAAAGgagcttcagtgcttcctttattgCTTCCTTTAGCAGAGGATGCACTGGGACcatcctttatgaaaggagaggagaaaatgcCATAATTCATTGTAACAGACCATCCGACCATTCATAAAAACAATCAACGTAACAAAGTGGTGCAGATCATGTACATGTTAATTATAACTGCATTTTCCATTTCATCCCATAACCCGCTGATATATTTAGAGTATTTAACAACATGCATGTGTTTCCCTCTGGAAACAGTGAGGCAGTTCAGAACCACAACACAACCACAACAGGCATaagacatgatttttttttttttagcattcgTCCAATTTGCAGTAAACTGTGTGCCACAGACTTTGTAATTCACCTTTGCGTGACTCATCAAAATATTCTCCTCCTGAATACATTTGCCATAAAgccagtggcaaaaaaaaaatcctgttcaTACCTTTCAGTCACAAAATTGTCACTCACTGTGCTTCTTTAGTAAATccagcagctttttaaaatcaaaagaagGCTTTGTACTTCTGCAGATGTTAGCAAATCTGGCTCTATatgttcctttttctttaaaattccaACCTCATTTTTCACAGGCTGTTCTCCTTTAAATGGCCTGCATAAAGCAACAGGGTTAGAACAAGTTGGTGAAGAAAGACGCGCATTTTGTAGTCCATCTTCTGAAATTTGTAGTTTCCACATGGCAAACGTCCAGCATCACGCGTCACGTAAGGTCATTCAGATTCTCAAAGCActgctcttctcttttcttaaCTCCTTAAACGCTCCACGCAACTCTGCAGATTCATGACTTCAATAAATCCCAACTTTAAATATATACTGAAATTGAATTTTTTAGAAatagaagctactttcagctgcttccttattcACACAGTGGGTGGCtccgcatatttgatttggcagatttttacactggatgcccgTCCTAACACAACGcccaagggatttgtgtctcctccccaGCGTGAAccatctttcacttgttaggcaaatATGTAAACCACCACACTGTGGAGGCATAATCAAGACAATTcaaaattttcatatttttgaaaCCACCAAAATAGATTTGATCTTGAATGAGCACAGTGTTATGTAGCTCAGCAGTATAAGTTAATGCAAtatgtttcagcagctccgAGACAATAACGGTCTTGATAGCTTGCTGCTGTTTCCGTCTTCACTGGAAAACCTGCCTTTTTTGTACcagcagtattttcatacagctACCTCCTCCTTGTGCCCTTACTATCATTTAGCTCTGCTTGATGTATGTAAAAAGTCTCTTTATGCCCGGGGACATGGTCTCACAGAGACCAGTGTTCACTGACCCGGACAAATAACACCTGGACAGTTGCATGTTACAcaccaggggaaaaaaaggctttttaagTCACAGCAACTCATACGCGCTCACGACCTTTCACCCTCCTTTGTCTTTCATTCTAACGGCTGGACCTTTAGAGATCGCTCCAAACCTTTCCATGTAAAAATGCCAGAAATGCAGAATAATGTCAGTTGGCACTCATTTGGACGGTAACATAAACTCCCTCACCTCTTGTGGAGTCATCCTCAATTGGCTGTTTGAACAGAGTGATATCTCTGAAGGTGCAGAGGAAAAGCACCACcttgtcattttcatttctgattGGGGCTATCTGCATGTAAAGCCATATTGGTGTTTCTGTGGGAAACAATCAAAATGAGAGTCCTGTATTAAGAGGACAACTGGGAAAAACTGCGACGTAGTACAGTATAAGAAAGAAAGTAAATGAGTGCATATCACTTCTAAacatgcatttcatttttttttttgtgattctaaaatattttatagTACTTACTGTTCTTTGTATACAGGAGCACTTCATAGAAATTGGACTCATAATTGTCAAACGTTTGTCTGATTTTGTCTATGGTATTTTTATCAGTCAGATCGCCGTACATGAAACTGCAAAGTGAGGCAGAGAGACAAGGAAGAAAACATAATCAAACGTAGCAGCAGACCACACGAGGAAACTTCAAACATAAACTGTCCGCTGGTGCTTTACGTTCAGGTCATTCTaagaaaaagagcatcttaCTTGCACGTGCTGCTCTTGTGCATGACCTCTGCTCTGTGGTATCTGGACAGCTTGCAGAATCCATCGTTGCTGTATACGACCGGCCACTCCACGATCTGTGCATTTCCCAACaggaagcttgtttctgagACAAAATGCAACAAATATCACAGATCACACAGTCAAGAGGACAATTAGTTATGCAACAATGAATCTATTTTATATcccattaagaaaaaaaagttgcatttttGTAATGATTTATTTATGGTCTCTTTACGtgccgaccactctcacaaaTTATTTACCATATCAACAAGATGCAAATGTCATCCACATTTAGAGCAGTGGTGATCAGGTGAGTGGCAGAAATAGCTGTTTATGTTCCACTCCTAATGCAAATGAAATATTGATGAGGAGCTAAAAACTTATTCCGCTTTACTGCAGTTTCAGTGCAGTCTGCAGTCTTCAGACTAAAGGCTGACGGCATTTCTTCCAAATTAAACTCTGCAGGCTTTTGTTGTGGGACGCTCAGATAATAAAGACTAAATTTCAGATAATCATCACATTACTGAAGGGAAGAGTAAATTTTACACACACTGAATCAATCTTGCACGTCTCCATCTCTGCGTTTGTAAGAAAAACCTTCCGTTGTCATGAGAATAATGTCCGTATTGTCTCTCCTGCATACActactttaaattttaaaatcagCAATACTATTATTGGCTGTTTTGCTGACATGTGTTtcctttctggaaaaaaaaaaaaaaaaaaagaagtgtacaGAAAATCTATGCTCTACTCAGTGGCATGTGTAGCTAAGAGATAAAGTGCCATAAATCAAATTATAAAGGAAGGGCTGCAAATCCAATTTTTGCAAGAACGTGAATGCATGTTTTCATATTAGGAGAACTTTACTCTTCAATGCCTTTGAGCAGACACCGCGCATCAAATCTGAAGCTACAGACTGgtctgaatttcttttttttttatgaacttTATCTTCTGTCACAAGGTATAGAAATAAAATCAGCTACTAAAATGCTCAAATGACTGTCTTAAAATCTTCATAACATGATACTCATTATATGCGATGATGTAAAATCGCAATCATCACAAAAAGAATAgtctttattttgtctttattctCACCTACTTTCTGgtaaatttttactttaaaacaaaacaggcgTTTGCTGATTCTGTTTTCCAGTAAACGGC contains these protein-coding regions:
- the LOC115774344 gene encoding potassium voltage-gated channel subfamily H member 5-like is translated as MHGGKRGLVAPQNTFLENIVRRSSETSFLLGNAQIVEWPVVYSNDGFCKLSRYHRAEVMHKSSTCNFMYGDLTDKNTIDKIRQTFDNYESNFYEVLLYTKNKTPIWLYMQIAPIRNENDKVVLFLCTFRDITLFKQPIEDDSTRGWTKFARLTRALANNRNLVQQLTPLNKSEVSHKPSRLAEALQLGSDILPQYKQEAPKTPPHIILHYCTFKTTWDWVILILTFYTAIMVPYNVSFRTKQNNLAWLVVDSVVDVIFLIDIVLNFHTTFVGPAGEVISDAKLIRMNYLKTWFVIDLLSCLPYDIINAFENGDDDILTHASSAGHLRESHFHRNSTRTEDSVLPGLSSLFSSLKVIRLLRLGRVARKLDHYLEYGAAVLVLLVCVFGLVAHWLACIWYSIGDHEVIDETTNTIQTDSWLYQLALSIGTPYRYNVSGNGRWEGGPNKDTLYISSLYFTMTSLTTIGFGNIAPTTDGEKIFSVAMMMVGSLLYATIFGNVTTIFQQMYTNTNRYHEMLNNVRDFLKLYQVPKGLSERVMDFIVSTWAMSKGIDTDKVLAICPKDMRADICVHLNRQVFNDHPAFRLASDGCLRSLAVEFQTTHCAPGDLIFHIGESVDTLCFVVSGSLEVIQDDEVIAILGKGDVFGDAFWKETSLARACANVRALTYCDLHVIRREPLMRVLEFYTAFANSFSRHLILTCNLRKRVIFRKIADVKREQERQSDVALSIPEDHPVRKLFQKFRQHRDAQTAGESNTYLDHNCVQVELQHRQQHTDSNSYTQSSQSVSPPPQQQEYSLAGGGSGCNVPEKSEQNCTQEGVESVSKPCAESQCSQSSGAGGEGAAGSSRAVRGWAKFRNATFAESACPAVEQEKQTQKVDEWPKALQSSEQFAAPQKNQESGEGGERGSTEGSNNAGEETSALHKTDSCDSGITKSDLRIDRAGDSRSSFERSPLEKSPMERNPFEHSLGVYAEVSLRHSFVQPLSEQALLQTTLHAAKLELKGDIQILSGRLSLLEAQVSEILRLLSIKRRFSLPPVSSPKARRKSQDSVTTSRPSSPKTDDGAL